The genomic DNA CCTCCTGATCGGCCAGTTCGGTTGAAAATTCCTCGTCTATACCATCTGATTTAAGGTTTTTTGGAACTTGTGGAAGTGATGCTTTGTTTTTATCTCTTGATTTTTGTCCACGTCCTCGACCCATTTTAAAAAACCCCTTTCGAACAAAAAGTACGGAAAACAAAAGCTTTCCGTACTTATAT from Bacillus methanolicus MGA3 includes the following:
- a CDS encoding YfhD family protein encodes the protein MGRGRGQKSRDKNKASLPQVPKNLKSDGIDEEFSTELADQEDMEALARANAANQRVKQRTKRK